From the Xiphophorus hellerii strain 12219 chromosome 20, Xiphophorus_hellerii-4.1, whole genome shotgun sequence genome, the window CCGGTGtcagaaaaataactaaaatttaaatacaattcTTAATATTTGCGCCTACTTTACTGAAGAGTTTACCTGCAGGTTCCTCTTAATCGTCCATTTTTCTAATCAGTGCTGAAGTGAAACTAgtagctgttttttctttaaagagtCAAAGCCCTCTGTAGTACATACAGCGAGCATTATTAAAGCATGATCAGAAATGATATCGCAAAGTAAAACAATCGGAGTAAAACATGCCAACTGGTGAAGGTCATTCAGTGATCATAGAaggttaaagacaaaaatagatATTAGTCATGAAAAAGCATTTATCAAACTATCAggtatatgtatataaaaaaaagttatgagCTACAGTACTGTTGGAAAATTGTTCTCTTCTCAGACACTCATGCGTTTACTAAGTAAatcaactcaaaaaataaaacgtgGAAGAAATCCTGCTTTGGCTAAACCAGTAGGTTGTACGGCTTTGTTATCACGAGAACATGCGACCGGGCCTAGAAGCAGTCCACTAGCTCTCATAAAATGCATAGACTGCCTTAAAAGTAAGGTGCAATAAAAttgctcaaaataaaatactcttATGTACAAAATGcagtaaatatttcacaatgtGCCAATTCATTTAAAAGATCCCTTCTGTAGCTGCTGGTGAGACAACCAACAGGAGCGAACGACGAACCCTGATTCCAGTCagttgaagaaacaaaaattaaaatgaaaagttgtaCTGAATTGTTGGCATCTCTTAGTATGTTTGCGATGCCGGTGAATCCTCACTGCTTTTCTCatcataataataaatttagaaaaaaaataaaagcaagacgTCCCTTTTAAATCTCTGAATTCATCTTGAAAACTACTGAATTTCTTAATGCTAAAGGTCCACTTCACTAATATataatattcaatttaataagaTTGCATTTATAAACCTAGACAATCATTTAAGCTGTTCCCAATAGGAACAATatgtatggggaaaaaaaattataataaattcaATAACTAATCTTCTGATTCAATATTAAGTTAGTTTTCTATGATcgctttgaacttttttcttttcagtcctATAAATAGACTTTAGTTATTAGGGATAGACTGCACTTCCTAGATCATCTCTGATCGCTATGGAAACCCATCACAAGTCCTCGTCCATTTCAAGGCTGCTCCTGCGGCTGCTGGTTTTAGAGGCACCTGGTGACAGTGGGGAGAACAGCGGCTCGCCCATCCTCTCCGGGGACAGGGCGCACCCGTCGTCCATGAGAATGTCCCCCAGGCCCACGTCCGGGTAGAGCGCCGAGGAGGCGGGGTCGTCCAGCTCGGCGAAGCTCAGGCTGCCGAGGTCCAGCGGGCTGCTGATGGTGACGCCGGCGGGGGAGTCGGAGGAGGGCGGGGAGAGGAAGGAGGCCGGCAGCGGCTGCGCTATGGCGCTCAGAGCCGAGAGGTTCAGGGTGGAGGCGGCGCCGGGGTTCTGGACGCCGTGGGGCgccgcctgctgctgctgctgggaggCTGGCAGTCCGTGGAGCTGTGCCTGCATTTCAAGTTCCTGAAGAAATATATGTGAGAACGacactgtgatgaataaatcCACTTCTAATTAAAGAAAGGAAAGTTTGATAGATGTTTTAGGACTGTAACGTACAGCTCCTTACAAAAGtacaattacaaataaaaatccacaacctgtggcttgaTTTCTATACAAACAGTGTGGGATCAGCTTCCACTTAACGTATGGCTGCCGagtctctgtgtttatttaactGAAGGCTTTGCACATTtatctttgcaaaataactcaacCTCTGATACGACTGAAAAACCTACTACGACTTAAAGTCTTTCATATCAATCAATAACAACTATTTtttatatcaataattatttaatcgttttttgtttatatctgaAATGCTTCCACACTAGTGACGTGTTGTTCTGtgtcttttccacatttttatttttattttgaagcagttATGAGgtactgctgctgcgcaagttacagAATAAGTTGTTGCTAAGCAACCTCAGAGGAAGTGAGTTGGGTAGTACGGTacggtaattttatttatacagcacattttcagcaacaaggcaattcaaagtgcttagTTAGGTGATGTCACCGACCTATAGCAACATCTAACAGGGGCTGAGTGGCTGGCGCCTTTCCTCTGCCTCactctcccagaatgctgtgcggctctgaatcagagttcagtgaatgtTCTATATATTGAATACTGAAAATCAGTCAGTTGTAATAACTATTGATATCAATCACGTATCTATAGcgatatatatattgttattaatttattgtccagccctactCTAACAACAGAGGCAGAGTGGCTCCGCAATTTGCAAATGCCGTGTTTTATCAACGGGATTTACGTTTGGATTTGACTAGGCTCCCAACAGATGAATACGTTTTGACCTAAAACATTTCGCTGCAGCTCTGGCTGCACGTTTAGCGCGcctgtcctgctggaaggtgaacctccgcACCGGTCTTAAATCTTTCCCGTCTCTGCGTGATGCTGCCGCCGTCTGGTTTCGCCGCAACGATCGCGTGTGTACAAGTGTGCCAACAGTGAATGCTTTGAAGAGCGCAAACTCAGACCTGGATGCGTAACATTAGAACGTGGTTGGcctgctccagcttcttctGGCGCATTTCGACATCCTtggctctctgctgctccttctGTAGCTTCCTGATGTAGTCCACAGAGGCCTTCAGGATAGTCCCTTTATTCCAACGCATCTCCCTGTCAGGcccaaataaagaaaaaaataataatttaaatgcaGTTGCACAAGACACAACTGTAATGTTTATTGAGAAAGGAAAATAAGTTGTTCCTTTTAGCAACTTACGGGTCAATCGTTTTGGGGATCAGAGTACCCAGCTCCTTTATTCGGTCGTTTATGTTGAATCGTCGCCTCCGCTCGACTGCAGcgaaaaggttaaaaaaattggcacattctgcagattttttacgaaaaacaaacaaactaaaaatgcaaataacgaaattattcaatttctttttttaagtaggaaaagaaacattttattgcattaatgTATCATTCCATTAGCTtagtttgatcatttgtagcaaaggatgcatgtGCAGCTAAAAAAGTACTTCTAacattaacatgaaaaaaatcaaagagttCTGGGTagagcatttttaaagaaaaagttgggtttttttatcttaaatgaaaaatatatattttttgtacagttttagcTAAATTACTGCTttgactttgtgtgtgtgtgcttttttttcagaaaatagctttttttaatagtctgtttactccagttaactattaattgattgctaaattagttgatgattatttcatcAGTCGTTCCAGCCCAACTCTGATTCAAAGAGACTCAAACACTGCGGGGCGACTTACTGAGGTTATGGTTGTCTTTCTTCTGCCTTTCCTTCAATAATGCTTTGGCATCGGTGTCTGAAAGAGGAGTTTTGTAGTGGAATCAGACACGTTAAATGAAAGTTTCATGACGACGCAGACAGAAGTTAATGCAAGCAAGCTCCGTACCGGTGATTTCCCTTTTGATTTGTGGAAGGTCAGCAGGGCAGGAGTTGCTGACAGTGAGAGTAGGAGCTGCCATTCCAGGGCTGTGGTAAACATCCAGCAGGTTTCCCGGGAGCTGCAGCAACGGCAAACATGTTACCATGCATGCAGCGAATAGTCGATGAgagcaaaaaaaaggaaatatctATTGAACCGACGACACGTAAGGAACTTCAAAATGAAACTGCTGTTCAATTTGAAAGCTGCTCTTCATCGCAGGagctttaaaacattaaagtttggaGCGTTTACCTCGGCTTGTTTCCTTTTCTGGTCCTCCAAAAGCATCACCATAATCCTCATTATTCAATTTATCCTACAAGTTTCTCCCCCACCCCTAGTTATCAGTTAGCCTGCTGCTGCGTTTTTAATAGTCGACACAATCCACTTGGACTCGCCTCCCCTCGTTGGGCGGGCCTGTGACGGCTCTGGCCCGCCCAGGCAGCGCTTCTGTGACGAATCGTAAGCGAGTGCCACAAATGTATATTTACTCCCACAGCTTCTGAATTCCACACGTGAAAGAGAGAGTTCCCTTCGCGGAAAAACCACTCAGGACCCGGGTTCTGAGGGCTACGATACCGCGCGGAAACCAGAATAACCTGTCGGTCCTGAGGGAAATGTCGAACAGGAAGCATTCAGAACAAACAGCATTGTTCTTCATACCGTGCTGGGCAGCTGAAGACCTGAGTCGATCAAGGTGATGATGTCGTCGTTGAAGCTGGATTCGAGACTGATGATGTCGTCGATCACATCATCGATCTGGAcgggaagagagagagagagagagagaaaaggccTCCGTCAAATTCATTCCGGGAGCAAAACGGCGGCGACATGAAGCGGAGCTCGGCTTCACAGACGGAGCTGCGtggttctgttcagctgcaggtgcAACATTTAACATCCTGTTGTGACAACAGAGCGACGAGAATGCGACAACAGGAGGCACGCATCGTCCCGGTGGGAGCTCCGAGCAAACGCAGCCTTTAAACTAGAAAGGAGCCGGGCGACCTGCGATTAACTTCCTCAAAACACATTCGGCGAATCTGCAGAAACAACAACGGACGGGCGGCGTTGTGCAATCCGCTGCGGGAGGAATAAAAACGAAACCCAGAGTGAAAAACGTAGGAATTTCCCATACTTCCTCCTTGTTCGAGCCGATGTTCAGCAGAGCCATGGGGCTGTTGGGGGCGCTGCTGGCGGAGGGGCCGACTTCGGGGGCCGAACTGGACTGGTGCACGGGGGACACGCCGAGCGACTGCGTGACCGCCTTGTTCCCCAAAGTGGTGGAGAGGTACTGCTTCACCTGCTGCCTCTGGGCCTGCTGGATGTGGTACTTGGTGGGGTTCTCCAAGTGCGTCTGCACCTGGAACATTTCAAAGGTTTAAACGCTCGGAATCCCACATGAACCCACAACAttgtgacaagaaaaaaaaaaagatttaatgatGCAAACATATTGGAATTGCATGTTTTTAACTTGgtttgttattgttttcctGCTTGAGACATGAGCAACGGGTGACTGCAAAACcaggaaggaaataaaaacaacaaaagtggaTCCTCTGAAAACTTTTACAGAGTTTTCAGATACGTGTCGTACATAACAAAAATCTTTAGATTGAGggtgttcaaactttttttttttcccatgggAGCCAAATAATGTAcaattaaaagctaaaattgaaCCGAACTATTTTAAATCAACCAATAAAGGtatcagatatttttatttgttaaatgaaaGGGAACCGCTTTGCTTATTATTTCAGGCTCAAttgaagaaaacagatttttttttttttttgagtttgcaGCAATAAAAGGGTCAATCTTTCTATGAAAACACTTCCTGTAATTAGCCAGGGTTCAATAAAGCAATTGCAAGCAGATTCGGGTGTATTGTGGAGCGTAAGTCATAGAGCTGATGTGATTCTAGTTACTATGACAACAGAAAGAAACCAGAGGGCCTGGAAAATATGatcactttgtgttgcatcTCACATTTTTGTGAGTAGATTTTGAGTTAAAAGTAGCAGCTTTGTCCCAAGTCATTGAATTTACTCTTGAATTAGTTTAGTTTGAAGTTAGCTCACACTGCTGCTGAGGCggtgaaacaaacataaattcATGCTCTTAAAcgctgtgggtttttttttttaaagaaaagatagATGACACACTGTTCAATCAATGACAgttacatattaataaaaaaaacaaataaatgcctGGCTCTTACTTTTAGCACCTCCACAGGCACCTGCGCCGGCGGGGGCCGAGCAGCGTTGGGCGGCAGGGAGACGGAGATAGCTGGCGTGGAGTCGGAAGCTCTGAGCTGGGAGGCGGAGGCCTGCTGCTGGGCCTCGCGCCGCTCCTGCTCCTGGGCTTGCTCTCGCATCAGCTGCTGGCGCAGCAACACGCGCGACGACATGGTGGACACAGATTAAGATCTAAGGATGGAGCTGGAGAGCAAAAACGGGAAAAATGAGATCTTAACGTGGTATATAGAGTAATATTTGCTTTAAAGCcattttaataacatatttACACAACAGCTGCAATTCACTCCAATCTAATCATAGAGTGACACTGACTTACAATGCAGCTCAATCTgtggctgcaactaatgattattctagcaatcaattattctgatgattaattggatttaaaaaattggcacaaTTTATCAATATTTCATAAAGTGCAACCACTTCATGAAATATTGGGAACACaatgaaatatgtaaataaatagttaaatttcttttttttaattgggaaaataaacattttattttgcataaattGCATTAACAGAATTTCTTTAGTtttgcttgatcatttgtagcaaaggataaaaaaaaacttttatcaaCATGAGAAAACCTCAGTCATTTCTGACTGACTTAACATCAATGCAGTGTAAGGCTAATTTTTAGATTAACTGATTAACAATTGGATAGTAAAAGGTGTTTaatatgcagtttttattttatttttgctttttttttttttttacacaattttaacCAGGTTTAGATAAATAACCtgggatgttttctttttcagccaaatgggtttttgtattttctaaatgcaaaatgtgtataATTTTACACAGTTTTCACTGAATTACGTCTctgtgttgggtttttttcagcaaatggacgttttttttgcctgtttaCGCCACAAATTAGTTGattacattaataataaattcGATTAACTATTTCAGTCGTAATTCAATCGTACTGTTAATGCAGTGTAAGGAGAGTTAGTTGACTGTCATTTGGtcaaataatgttaaaatgtcTATATAAACGGTCTAAACACTCTACTTATCTTCTTCAGAACTACAACACCGGCTCAAACGgtactttaaatttttttagtcCTGACAGATCACTGACTTTTTGCTCCctgtaaaaaccaaacaacagaT encodes:
- the tfe3b gene encoding transcription factor E3b isoform X2 — its product is MSSRVLLRQQLMREQAQEQERREAQQQASASQLRASDSTPAISVSLPPNAARPPPAQVPVEVLKVQTHLENPTKYHIQQAQRQQVKQYLSTTLGNKAVTQSLGVSPVHQSSSAPEVGPSASSAPNSPMALLNIGSNKEEIDDVIDDIISLESSFNDDIITLIDSGLQLPSTLPGNLLDVYHSPGMAAPTLTVSNSCPADLPQIKREITDTDAKALLKERQKKDNHNLIERRRRFNINDRIKELGTLIPKTIDPEMRWNKGTILKASVDYIRKLQKEQQRAKDVEMRQKKLEQANHVLMLRIQELEMQAQLHGLPASQQQQQAAPHGVQNPGAASTLNLSALSAIAQPLPASFLSPPSSDSPAGVTISSPLDLGSLSFAELDDPASSALYPDVGLGDILMDDGCALSPERMGEPLFSPLSPGASKTSSRRSSLEMDEDL
- the tfe3b gene encoding transcription factor E3b isoform X1, whose protein sequence is MSSRVLLRQQLMREQAQEQERREAQQQASASQLRASDSTPAISVSLPPNAARPPPAQVPVEVLKVQTHLENPTKYHIQQAQRQQVKQYLSTTLGNKAVTQSLGVSPVHQSSSAPEVGPSASSAPNSPMALLNIGSNKEEIDDVIDDIISLESSFNDDIITLIDSGLQLPSTLPGNLLDVYHSPGMAAPTLTVSNSCPADLPQIKREITDTDAKALLKERQKKDNHNLIERRRRFNINDRIKELGTLIPKTIDPPDREMRWNKGTILKASVDYIRKLQKEQQRAKDVEMRQKKLEQANHVLMLRIQELEMQAQLHGLPASQQQQQAAPHGVQNPGAASTLNLSALSAIAQPLPASFLSPPSSDSPAGVTISSPLDLGSLSFAELDDPASSALYPDVGLGDILMDDGCALSPERMGEPLFSPLSPGASKTSSRRSSLEMDEDL